The DNA region GCAGATCGACCCGTCGATCGCGCGCGGCACGCTCACCCCGCAGCAGGGCGAGGTCGTGCGGCTCAACCCCGCCGTCCGCTGAGGGAGGTCCCCGTGCTCGCCGCCGGCCTCGCCGCCGCCCTCGCCCTCTCCGCGCTCGCCGCCGCCCCCGGGGCCGGCGCGCCCTCCACCGCCGACGAGGTGCGGGCCCTGCTCGGCACCATCGACCGGCCCATCCCGCCGGAGGCGTGGCGCGCGCTCGGCCCGGAGGCCGGGCCGCTGCTCGAGGCCGCGGCCGCGAGCGGCGCCGAGCTCCCCAGCCGCCGCGCCCGCGCGCTGGAGGGGCTGGCGGCGCGCGGCGGCGCGCGGGCCGAGGCGCTCCACCGCCGGCTCGCCGCCGACGCGGCCGCGCCGCGCATCGTGCGCGCCGGCGCGGTCCGCGGGCTCGGCGCCCTCCTCCCGCCCGCGGGCCTGGGCGAGGCGCTCGTCCCGCTCCTCTCCGACCGCGACCCCCGCCTCCGCCGCGCGGCGGCCGAGGCGCTCGCCGCGCGCGCGCCGGCCCAGGGCTGCGCCGCGGTCCGCGCGCAGGCCGCCCGCGAGCCGGGCCGCGCGCTCGCGCGGGCGGTGCAGGCGTGCGAGCGGGCGGTGCCGCGCCGGCGCTGATCGCCCCGCGCGATCGTCGTCGCGCGGCCGGACCCCTGCTATCGTCCGGCCGTGCTCGCGCTCGCCGCCGCCCTGCTCGCCGCCGCCGCCGCCGCCGCCGCCCCGCCCATGGCCTGCGAGCGGCACGCCAGCCTGTTCCCGAACGCGCCGCGTCCGCCGGGCGGGGAGCCGGGCTGCGCCGCGGCGCTGCGCGAGGCGTGCGACGCGGGGCGGCGGCTCGCCTGCGCCGAGCTGGGGCGCGTGCTCGAGGCGGGCACCGCCGGGCCGGCGGATCCGGCCGGCGCCGCCGCGCTGCACCGCCGCGCCTGCGACGCCGGCGTGGGCGCCGCGTGCGCCCGCCTCGCGCACCACCTCCGCGAGGCGGGGCAGCCGGCGCGCGCGGTGACCGAGGCGCTCGAGGAGGGCTGCGCGCTCGGCTCGGGCGCCGCCTGCCTGGAGCGCGCCGCGGCGGAGCGGGACCCGGCGCGCGGGGCGCGGCTCCGCGAGCGCGCCTGCGACCTCGGCGAGGCCGAGGGCTGCCTGGCGATCGCGACCGGCGCGCCGCCGGCGCGCGCGCAGGCGCTGCGGGATCGCGCCTGCTGGCTGGGCTCGGCCGACGGCTGCGCGGCCGCCGGCGCGGGGCTCGCGCGCGGCGACGCGGGGCGGGAGGATCCGGTCGCGGCGCGGCTGCGGCTCGAGCGCGGCTGCGAGCTGGGCGGCGCGGAGGCGTGCGCGCGGCTCGGCCTGGTGCTGCTCGCGGAGGGGCGGCGCGGCGAGGCGGCGCGCGGCGCGCGGCTGCTGGTCGAGGGGTGCCCGGCGCTCGGCGCCGAGGAGTGCCTGGACTCCGCCGAGGCCTGGCTGAAGGGCCCGCAGGCGGTCATCGACGAGGGCTCGGATCCGGCGCTGCTCGACCTCGCCTGCCGGCGGAAGGTCGCGGACGCCTGCGCGTGGCTGGGGCGGATGGTGCAGGAGGGCCGGCGGGTGCCGGCCGACGGCCCGCGCGCCGCCGAGCTGTACCGGCGCGCCTGCGAGGCGGGCCGCGCGAGCGCCTGCTCCGACCTGGGCGTGCTCTACCGGTTCGGCGCCGGCGTCCCGCGGGACGAGGCGCGCGCCGGGGCGCTGTTCGCCGGCGCCTGCGAGAGGGGCGTCGAGCGCGCCTGCGCGCTGCGCGAGGATCCCTCCCGGCCGATCGACTGACCGGCGCGCCGGATCAGCTCGCGAGCGCGAGCGCGCCGTGCGCGTCGCCCAGCGCGACGACCTCGATCGGGCCCGCGGCCTCGAGCTCCTCGGCCCGCAGCTCGGCGCGGAACAGCTCCTCCGCCTCGCGCGCGTCCCACGCGCGGATGTGCGCGACGCGCCGGCCCTCGGGCGACGCGATGGTGCAGCGGTAGAACGACTCCCGGTGGGCGTTCATTGCGATCCTCGGTTCGGAGGGCGCACGGACCGGTGACGACCCGGTGGCGCCGCGGCGAAAGGTAGCGCCCGCGGCATGGCGCCACGGTGCCGGGATCGTGTCGTTCTCGTGACGACGGGCGCCGCCCGCTCCTCAGGCGGCGGGCAGGCCGGGCGGGTCGTCGGGACGGAACGGACGGCCCAGGGCGCGCGCCACCGCGTCGAGCAGCGGGTGCTCCTCGACCGGCTTCGCGACGAACGCGTCGGCGCCGGCCTGCAGGAGCGCGCGGGCCGCGCCGTCGTGCCCGGAGATCCCCACCACCGCCAGGTTGCGCAGGCGGCGCTCGCGCGAGCGGCGCAGCAGGCGCACCAGCTCGGAGCCGAGCATTCCCGGCATGACCTCGTCCACGATCACGAGGTCCGGCGGATCCGCGAGCGCGAGCGCCAGCGCCGCCTCGCCGGAGTCGGCGTCGATGGGCGTGTAGCCCGCCCCCTCGAGGATGAGGCCGATCAGCTTGCGGATGAGGTGGTTGTCGTCCACCACCAGGATCCGGATGGGCGCCATGCTTGGACCTCGCGCCAAGGCTAAGGGCCCACCCTGACGCGGACCAGCCCGGCAGGCGCCGCCCGTCGAGACCGCCCCATCAGAGAACGCCTCCCGGTGCGCGAGACGCCGGTGACCACGCGCGTACGCTCAGCGGCCCGGGTGCTGCGTGACGTCGGCGGCGACGTCCGCCTGCGCCCACATGGAGCGAGGCGTGCGGGCCTGCTCCATGATGGCGATGCCGATCGCGCAGGCCAGGAACACGGCCAGCGCGAGCATCCACGGCCGGAACTCGAGCAGATCCCGGGGCTGCACGGGACGCCGCCCCCGGCTCTCGTCTTCCCACGGCCACATCATGCCCCGTAAGTAGACCGCGATTCTCGCGAGATGCAACCCCTGCCTCGGGATGACGAGCGGGCGTTCAGGGGATCCCCCGGGTGGGCGGGGAACCTCTGGCCCGCCACCTCCGGCCGGGCGGCTACACTGTTCGGCCCATGATCCCCCTGCTCGTCGCGCTCGCCCTGTCGGCGGCCCCCACCCAGCCCCGGACCCTCCGCCTCGACCTCTTCCACACCGGCACCGCCACCGAGGAGCGCTTCGCGGTGGACCGGGTGGTGCTCGAGCCGTTGCCGTTCCCGGGCAACCCGGCGCGCGCGGTGGACGACACCAACCTCGGCAAGTACTTCTTCGAGGTCCGCGACCTCGCCACCAACCGCGTCGTCTACTCGCGCGGCTACGCCTCGATCTACGGCGAGTGGGAGACCACCGAGGACGCGCGCAAGGTGAGCCGCACGTTCTCCGAGTCGCTCCGCTTCCCGGCGCCCGAGGCGCCGGTGCAGGTGGTGGTGAAGAAGCGCGGCGCGGGGAACGCGTTCCAGGAGGTCTGGTCCACGGTCGTCGATCCGAAGGACCGCTTCGTGGATCCGTCGCGGCCGGCCTCGCCCGGCCCGGTGATCGAGATCCTGAAGAGCGGCGACCCCGCCCACAAGCTCGACCTGCTGCTGCTCGGCGACGGCTACACCGAGGCCGAGCGCGGCAAGTTCGAGAAGGACGCGCGCCGCCTGGTGGCCGAGCTGTTCGCGCACGAGCCGTTCCGCTCGCGGAAGGCCGACTTCAACGTGTGGGGCATCTGCCCGCCCGCCGAGGAGAAGGGCGTCTCCCGCCCGCTCACCGGCGTGCACCGCCGCTCGCGCGTCGGCTCCACCTACGACGCGTTCGGCTCGGAGCGCTACCTGCTCACGTTCGAGAACCGCTCCATGCGCGACGTGGCGTCGTTCGCGCCCTACGACGCGCTCGCCATCCTGGCGAACGGCGAGACCTACGGCGGCGGCGGCATCTTCAACCTCTACGCCACGGTGGCCGCCGACAACCGCTGGGCCGGCTACATCTTCGTGCACGAGCTGGGGCACCACCTGGCCGCGCTCGCCGACGAGTACTTCACCTCGGACACCGCCTACCTCTCGCCCGAGGGCCGGCCCGAGCCGTGGGAGCCGAACGTGACCGCCGACCCGAAGGCCGCGAAGTGGGGCGACCTCGTCGCCGCCGGCACGCCGCTCCCCACGCCCTGGCCGAAGGACGTGTTCACCAAGCGTGCGAACGAGTTCCAGGAGCGCCGCAAGCGCATCCGCGCGCAGAACCGGCCCGAGGCCGAGATGGACGCGCTGTTCCTGGCGCAGCAGAAGGAGGAGACCGCGCTGCTCGGCGAGGCGCGCTTCTCGAAGGCGGTGGGCGCGTTCGAGGGCGCGAACTACGAGGCCACCGGCTACTTCCGGCCGCAGATGGACTGCGTGATGTTCACCCGCGACCCCGTGCCGTTCTGCTCCGTCTGCCAGCGGTCGATCGGCCGCGTCATCGACCTGTACACGGCGCGGTGAGCTCCCCGGCGGGGGCGCTCACCGCCCCCGCCGCTCCCGACCCAGAGTCGTTGCCTCCCGACCCAGAGTCGTTTGGGCAGGGCCCGTGTGCCCCCGTCCGGGGGGACCTCGCTCCGGCCGTGCCGCGACGCGTTATGATTCTGAAATCAGCGGCGCCTTCCCCCCTGCGCCGGCCCGGAGAACGCCATGGTGGACAAGAAGACCGCGAGCTTCATGCGCTCGCTCGCGCTGGGCGACATCGAGGAGGAGATCCTCCTGCCCTACCCGGAGCCGCGCCGCGCCGAGAAGGAGACCCTGGAGGCCATCCAGCAGACCCTGAAGTCGATGCTGGGCGGGCGCGGCGCCGACTTCCGCGCCTGGGACCGAGCCGGCGAGATGCCGCCCGGGTTCGTGCAGGAGCTGAAGGACGCCGGGCTGTTCAGCCTGGTGGTCCCGGAGCACCACGGCGGCATGGGGCTCGGCGCCACCGCCTACGCGCGGGTCATCCAGGAGCTGGGGCGCTACGACGCCTCCGTCGCGGTGACGGTCGGCGCGCACAGCTCGATCGGCATGCGCGGCCTGCTCCTGTTCGGCACCGAGGAGCAGCGGGCGCGCTTCCTGCCGCGCCTCGCCACCGGCGAGCTCATCGCCGCGTTCTGCCTCACCGAGCCGGGCGCCGGCTCCGACGCCGCCAGCATCAAGACCACCGCGGTGCGCGACGGCGACGGCTGGATCCTGAACGGCGAGAAGCTCTGGATCACGAACGGCGGCATCGCCGACTTCTTCACCGTGTTCGCGAAGACCTCGCTGGAGGGGCGCGGCCACATCACCGCCTTCATCGTCACCCGCGACATGAAGGGGGTCTCGACCGGCCCGCACGAGGACAAGATGGGGATCCGCGCCTCGTCCACCACCACGGTGGTGCTCGAGGACGTGCGCGTGCCCGCCGCGAACGTGCTCGGCGAGGAGGGCAAGGGCTTCAAGGTCGCGATGAAGATCCTGAACGCCGGCCGCACCGGCCTGGGCGGCGGCTCGGTGGGCGGGATGAAGCGGCTCATCGAGCTGTCGGTGGCGCAGGCGAAGGAGCGCAAGCAGTTCGGCCAGCCCATCGCCAGCTTCGGCCTGGTCCAGCAGAAGATCGGCCAGATGGTGATCGACTGCTACGCGGCCGAGAGCGTGGTGAACATGGTGGCCGGCCTGGTGGACCGCGGCTTCGAGGAGACGCAGGTCGAGGCGGCCATCTCGAAGGTGCTCGCCTCGGAGAGCGTGTGGCGCACCGCCGACGAGGCGCTGCAGATCGCGGCCGGCTCGGGGTACATGCGCGAGATGCCGTACGAGATGGCGCTCCGCGACACCCGCATCAACCGCATCTTCGAGGGCACGAACGAGATCCTCCGGCTGTTCATCGCGCTCACCGCGGTGAACGACCTGGGCCAGGAGCTCGCCGACGTGGCGGAGTCGATGAAGGGCGTGCTCGCCGATCCGATCAAGGGCTTCGGCGTCATGTCGGACTACGCGAAGCGCCGCGCCGCGCTGGCCACCGGGCTGCGCCGCAAGAAGGGCAAGTGGACCATGCTCCACCCGGCGCTCGCCGAGGACGCGGCGGTGTTCGAGGGCGCCGCCACCGACCTCGCCATCGCCGCGGACAAGCTGCTGCGCAGGTACGGCAAGAAGATCGTGGGCGCGCAGCTCCTCACCAAGCGGCTCGCCGACGCGATGATCGACCTGTTCACGCTCGCCTGCATGCTGGCGCGCGTCTCGACGCGGCTCGAGGACCACGGCGAGGCGGCCGCCGCCGAGGAGCGGCGCATCCTCACCGTGTTCGCGCGGCAGGCCCGGCGGCGCGTCGAGGCGGGCCTGGCGGGCCTCGAGCAGAACGAGGACGGGGCGCTGCAGGCGGTCGCGGCGCACGCGCTCGAGACCGGCCGGTACGGCTGGGACAACCTGTAGCCGCGGACGCGAGGCGCCCGCGCGCTCCCCGGGGACGGTGGAGCGCGCGGGCCTGGTTCGCGCGGACGAGGCGCCCCGCGGGCGCGGCGGCCTACGCCGCGTGCAGGAAGGCGAACACGACCTTGCGCCAGCCCTCCTCGCCGAGCGCGGCGGGGAGCGGCTCGACGAGCACGCCGCCGTCGGCCGCGGCGAGGCCCAGCTCGGACTCGACGAAGCGCGTGAGCCGGGTGCGCTCGGCCGCGAGCCAGCCGCCGGCCTCGCGGTCCTGCGGCAGGCGCATGTAGGCGGCGTCCGCGGGCGCGAGCGTGAACAGCCACCCGCCGCCGTACGGCTCGCGGTGCACGAGGCCCGGATCGCGCCGCACGGCCGGGTTCACCCGCATCACCCTGCCGTCCACCGGCGCGCCCATGCGCACGGTCCGGCCGCCGGCGCGGAGCACGACGATGGGGTCGCCGCGGTGGACGCTCATGCCCGGCCGCGGCAGCTCGACCGACGTCACCGACGGCAGGATGTGGCGCGCGAGATCGTCCACACCGACCGTGAACTCGCCGGTGCGGCGCCCCGGCGCGAGCCAGGTGTGGTTGGGGGCGAAGTAGGCCCCGGGCCGCCAGGCGAGCCCGTCCGCCATGGGCACGGCGCGTGCGCGCCGCTGCCGCAGGACGTGGATCGCGACGCCGAGGAGCACCGCCGGGATCGCGAGCGCGAGCCCCCCCGCGATGCTGAGCGCCAGGCGCCCACCCATGCCGACCAGGAGCGAGCCGGCGGCTTCCAGGATCTCCATCAAGGTCGTCATCTCCGCTGCCGCCTTTCCGGCGGGAGGTCCCCCGAGCCTGCGGAGCCGCTCCGCCCGTGAGGACCCATCGCAAGGGGCAGGCCAGCCGGGGACCCCAGCGGTTTCGCGCCCCTGCGAGCCTCCGCGGCAGGCTGCCGCGTCGAGAAGCTCGACGCACTCCGGGTGCGGTACGCGCGAACCGGCCGCGATCACGGCGCTTCCGCCCCGCGTCGAGTTCCTCCACAGGTGCTGCGATCCTCACCTGCGCCGGGCGCGGGCGGGAGCGTCGCGGCGGGCCGCCAGGCCCCCCGCGGCGCCGCCCCACCGGATGCGGCCGGGGAGGCTTGCCCCCGCCGCCACCGCCGCCAAGCTTGCCGTGCGGAGGTTCCACGGATGCTCCGCCACGCCCTCGCGATCCCGCTCGCCGCCGCCCTCGCGCTGCCGGCCCGCGCCGAAGACCCCGCGCCGCCGGTGGAGGGACGGCTCGACGCCGGCGCCGCGCAGGTGGAGATCCTGGGCCGGCCGGTGCGGGTGGGCGAGCGCATCGAGCTCCCCGAGGGCTACCTGATCGTGGAGGAGAAGGGCACCGAGGACGGACGGGTGGGCTCCTTCAGCGTGGTCCCGGCGGAGTCCTTCCAGCCGGTCGCGACGCTGGCGATGGCCGCGGACGCAGGGTCGGGGCAGGGCACCGCCTCCGACGCCGGCCCGACCGCCGCGGCGCCCGCGCCCGCCGCGCTCCCGGTCGCGGCCCGGGCTGCGCCGCCCTGCCGCGCCGAGCGGGCCGCCTACCTGCGCGAGCTGTGGAAGACCTCGGGCATCGACGTGAAGGACCCCGACGCCCTGCTGGCCGGGCTGGAGGCGGGCGAGGCCGGGCCGGCCACCGGCTACTACTGGTTCGCGCTCGCGACCGACCCGTTCCGCCCGCTGGCCTGGTCGTCCGACCTGCGCGAGCGCGCCGAGACGCTGGCGCGCTGCGTCCGCGGGCGCTGAGCCACCTACCCGCCGGCGAGGGCGCGGCCCTCGTCGATCCCGCGCGGCTCCGGCGGCGCGGCCTCGCGCTCGCCCTCCTCGACGCCGGCCGGCAGCTCCAGCCGGAACACCGCCCCGCCGCGCTCCGGCGCCGCGACCGACACGCGGCCGCCGTGCGCCTCGGCGATGCTGCGCGTGATGTAGAGCCCGAGGCCGAGGCCGCCGGTCCCCGCGCTCCGCTCGCCCTGCTCGAACAGCTCGAAGATGCGCGCGCGGTCCGCCTCGGAGATGCCGCGCCCGGCGTCCTCCACCGCCACCTCGGCCGAGGCGCCGCGCCGCGCGACCCGCAGCGCGACCGGCCCCGACGCGCCGTGCTTCACCGCGTTCGAGAGCAGGTTGGTGATGACCTGGTCCACGCGCCCGCGGTCCCACACGCCGCGCAGCGACTCCGGCGCCTCCACCGTGAACGCCCGCCCCTGCAGCGCCAGCACGTCCTCGAAGCGCCCGGCCACGTCGCGCGCGATCTCGACGAGGTCGCACGGGGCGCGCTCCAGCGCGAGCCGCCCGCTCCGGATCCGGGCGAGGTCGAACAGGCTGTTCACGAGGCCGCCGAGCCGCTCCACCTGCTTCACCGCGCCGCGCACGCGCCGCTGCAGCTCCTCGCGCGAGCCGGGCGGCACCGGGATGCGCCCGGTGTCGAGCAGCTGGTTCAGCACGCGCGCCTGGAGCAGCAGCGCGGCGAGCGGCGTGCGCAGCTCGTGCGAGGCGATCGAGAGGAAGCGCTCACGCAGCTCCACCGCCTCCTGCGCGCGCCGGTAGAGCAGCGCGTTCTCCACCGCCTGCGCGACGCGGCGGCCGAGCTCGGCGGCGAGCTCGAGGTCGCGGGCGCGCGCGGGGCGCGCGGTGAACAGGTGCATGGTGCCGATGCGCTGGTCGTGCGCGGTGAGCGCCACCTGCACGATCTCCGCCGCCGCCAGCGCGTCGAGATCCCGCGCCAGGTCCTCGCCGTCCGCGTCGAGGAGGCCGGCCGGGTCCTGGATCACCTCGACCCCGCGCTCCGGCCCGCGCCCGAGCGCCGGGTGGCGCGCCACGCGCTCCAGCGCCTCGCGCGCCTCCGGCCGGACGTGGACGACGGCGCGCACCGGCGGGCTGCGCGGGTCGGCGCCCACCTCCACCGCGCAGCCCTCGCCGAGCGCCGGCACCGCCACCGCCGCGGCGCGCGCCACCGTGTCCTGGCAGTCGAGCGAGGTGGACAGCTCGGCGGTCGCCCGCGACAGCAGCTCCAGCGCGGCGCGTCCCTCGACCACCTCCGTCACCTCGACCGAGAAGCCGCGCAGCTCGAGCCCGGCGCCGTCCTCGCCGGGCAGGAGCCGCGCCGCCGTCTCGAACCACGCCTCGCTGCCGTCGGCGCGCACGAACCGGTGCTGCAGCGTGGCGCCGGGGCTGCCGGCGGTGATGGCGCGGAGCGACGCCAGCACCCGGTCGCGGTCGGCCGGGTGCAGCGCCGCCGCGAACAGGCCCGCGTCCGCCGTCCAGCGCTCCGTCGGGTGACCCAGGATCGCCTCGGCGCTCGGGCTCACGAAGCGGCACACCAGCGTGTCGGGATCGATCACCCACACCAGCGCGTGGGTGATCCCCTCGACCAGCGTGCGGTAGCGCTTCTGCGCCGCCTCCTGCCGGCGCAGGCTCTGCAGCTCGAGCTGCGCCAGCGCCAGCGCGTGCTCGCGCCGCTCGTGCGCGCGGAGCTGCTCGGCCTGCGCCAGGATCTGCCGCTGCGCCCGGTGCAGCGCCACGAACGCCGCCACCTTGGAGCGCAGCAGCTCGGGCGTCACCGGCTTGAACAGGTAATCGACCGCGCCCGCCTCGTAGCCGCTCAGCACCCGGCGCTCGTCGGCGCCGTACGCGGTGATGAAGACGACGGGGATGTTGCGGGTGCGCGGGTTCTGCCGCACCAGGCGCGCGGTCTCGTACCCGTCCAGCTCCGGCATGTTGACGTCGAGCAGGATGAGCGCGCACTCGTCGCGCAGCAGGAACCGGAGCGCCTCCGCGCCGGATCCCGCCTTCACCAGCTCGTACCCCGCCCCCGCGAGCGCCGACTCGAGCGCCAGCAGGTTCGCGGGCCGGTCGTCCACGAGCAGGATCTTCACGGCCTCGACACCGTCCATGAACGCTCCGGGGGTACCGCCGAAATGCGTCCATGATCCGTTCGACCCCCCGCATGCGTAACGCCCCCGGTGCGGCCCCATCCCGCCAGGGTCGGTTCATACTGTCAGTCAACGTGCTCCCCTCGCGGGGAATGGAGAAGCGCGCTCCAGATGGAGAGATCGTACCCCTCTTCCCGTCCTGCTCTCCGAGGAACGCCCATGACGAGCCGCGCCCGCGCGAAGCCCCACGTCGGTGCTCCCCCTCCCCCTGCCGCGCCGGCGCCCCGCGCCGCGCGCCCCGCCGCCGGCGCCCGCTCGCCCGGCGGGCCGAGACGCGGCAACGGCGCCGAGGTGGTGGACGGACGCACCTCGACGCCACCTCCGGCCGCGCACGCGCGCCTGGAGGCCCTCGACCCCGAGGACCGCGAGGAGCTCGCGCAGCTCGTCGAGGTGCTGAAGGCGGCGAAGGCCGGCGACTTCTCGGTCCGGCTGCCCTACCGCCGCGACGGCCTGCTGAGCCAGGCCGGCGAGCTGCTGAACGACCTGATCGCGCTCAACGAGCACGCCGCCGACGAGCTGGTGCGCGTGGGCCGCGTGGTCGGGCAGGAGGGGCGCTCCACCGAGCGCGCGTCGGTGGGCCCGGCGCGCGGCGCCTGGGCGGCGAGCGTCGGCGCGGTGAACCAGCTCATCTCGGACCTGGTCGCGCCCACGAACGAGGTGGCGCGCGTGCTCACCGCGGTGGCGACCGGTGACCTCTCGCAGAAGGTCGCGCTCGACCTGGGCGGCCGGCCGGTGCGCGGCGAGTTCCTGCGGATCGCGACGAGCGTGAACGCGCTGGTGGACCAGCTGAGCGCGGTGTCCGCCGAGGTCCGGCGCGTGGTGCGCGAGGTCGGCAGCGAGGGCAAGCTGGGCGGGCAGGCCTCGCTGAAGGGGCTCACCGGCACGTGGAAGGACCTCACCGACGACGTGAACGGCCTCTCGGCCAACCTCACCGCGCAGCTCCGCAACATCGCCAAGGTCACCACCGCGGTGGCGAAGGGCGACCTCTCGCAGAAGATCACCGTGGACGCGCGCGGCGAGATCCTCGAGCTGCGCGACACCATCAACACCATGGTGGACCAGCTCTCCTCGTTCGCGGCCGAGGTCACCCGCGTCGCGAAGGAGGTCGGCAACGAGGGGAAGCTGGGCGGCCAGGCCGACGTGCGCGGCGTGTCCGGCACGTGGAAGGACCTCACCGACAACGTGAACGGGCTCGCCGCGAACCTCACCGCGCAGGTCCGCAACATCGCCAAGGTCACGACCGCGGTCGCGAACGGCGACCTCTCGCAGAAGATCACGGTGGACGCGAAGGGCGAGATCAACGAGCTGAAGAACACCATCAACACGATGGTGGACACGCTCCGGTCGTTCGCGGCCGAGGTGACCCGCGTCGCGAAGGAGGTCGGCACCGAGGGCAAGCTGGGCGGGCAGGCCGACGTGAAGGGCGTGGCCGGCACCTGGAAGGACCTCACCGACAACGTGAACGGGCTCGCCGCGAACCTGACGGTGCAGCTGCGCGACGTGTCGAAGGTCGCGACCGCCATCGCGCACGGCGACCTGACGCAGAAGATCACCGTGGACGTCCGCGGGGAGATCCTCCAGATCAAGGACGTCATCAACCGGATGGTGGACCAGCTCAACTCCTTCGCGGCCGAGGTGACGCGCGTCGCGAAGGAGGTCGGCACGGAGGGCAAGCTGGGCGGCCAGGCCAACGTGCGCGGCGTGTCGGGGACGTGGAAGGACCTCACCGACAACGTCAACGCCATGGCCTCCAACCTGACCGTGCAGCTGCGGGACGTGTCGAAGGTCTCGACCGCCATCGCGAACGGCGACCTGACGCAGAAGATCACCGTGGAC from Anaeromyxobacter dehalogenans 2CP-C includes:
- a CDS encoding HEAT repeat domain-containing protein; protein product: MLAAGLAAALALSALAAAPGAGAPSTADEVRALLGTIDRPIPPEAWRALGPEAGPLLEAAAASGAELPSRRARALEGLAARGGARAEALHRRLAADAAAPRIVRAGAVRGLGALLPPAGLGEALVPLLSDRDPRLRRAAAEALAARAPAQGCAAVRAQAAREPGRALARAVQACERAVPRRR
- a CDS encoding acyl-CoA dehydrogenase family protein, with product MVDKKTASFMRSLALGDIEEEILLPYPEPRRAEKETLEAIQQTLKSMLGGRGADFRAWDRAGEMPPGFVQELKDAGLFSLVVPEHHGGMGLGATAYARVIQELGRYDASVAVTVGAHSSIGMRGLLLFGTEEQRARFLPRLATGELIAAFCLTEPGAGSDAASIKTTAVRDGDGWILNGEKLWITNGGIADFFTVFAKTSLEGRGHITAFIVTRDMKGVSTGPHEDKMGIRASSTTTVVLEDVRVPAANVLGEEGKGFKVAMKILNAGRTGLGGGSVGGMKRLIELSVAQAKERKQFGQPIASFGLVQQKIGQMVIDCYAAESVVNMVAGLVDRGFEETQVEAAISKVLASESVWRTADEALQIAAGSGYMREMPYEMALRDTRINRIFEGTNEILRLFIALTAVNDLGQELADVAESMKGVLADPIKGFGVMSDYAKRRAALATGLRRKKGKWTMLHPALAEDAAVFEGAATDLAIAADKLLRRYGKKIVGAQLLTKRLADAMIDLFTLACMLARVSTRLEDHGEAAAAEERRILTVFARQARRRVEAGLAGLEQNEDGALQAVAAHALETGRYGWDNL
- a CDS encoding tetratricopeptide repeat protein; the encoded protein is MLALAAALLAAAAAAAAPPMACERHASLFPNAPRPPGGEPGCAAALREACDAGRRLACAELGRVLEAGTAGPADPAGAAALHRRACDAGVGAACARLAHHLREAGQPARAVTEALEEGCALGSGAACLERAAAERDPARGARLRERACDLGEAEGCLAIATGAPPARAQALRDRACWLGSADGCAAAGAGLARGDAGREDPVAARLRLERGCELGGAEACARLGLVLLAEGRRGEAARGARLLVEGCPALGAEECLDSAEAWLKGPQAVIDEGSDPALLDLACRRKVADACAWLGRMVQEGRRVPADGPRAAELYRRACEAGRASACSDLGVLYRFGAGVPRDEARAGALFAGACERGVERACALREDPSRPID
- a CDS encoding glycine cleavage system protein H, whose product is MEILEAAGSLLVGMGGRLALSIAGGLALAIPAVLLGVAIHVLRQRRARAVPMADGLAWRPGAYFAPNHTWLAPGRRTGEFTVGVDDLARHILPSVTSVELPRPGMSVHRGDPIVVLRAGGRTVRMGAPVDGRVMRVNPAVRRDPGLVHREPYGGGWLFTLAPADAAYMRLPQDREAGGWLAAERTRLTRFVESELGLAAADGGVLVEPLPAALGEEGWRKVVFAFLHAA
- a CDS encoding IgA Peptidase M64, with the translated sequence MIPLLVALALSAAPTQPRTLRLDLFHTGTATEERFAVDRVVLEPLPFPGNPARAVDDTNLGKYFFEVRDLATNRVVYSRGYASIYGEWETTEDARKVSRTFSESLRFPAPEAPVQVVVKKRGAGNAFQEVWSTVVDPKDRFVDPSRPASPGPVIEILKSGDPAHKLDLLLLGDGYTEAERGKFEKDARRLVAELFAHEPFRSRKADFNVWGICPPAEEKGVSRPLTGVHRRSRVGSTYDAFGSERYLLTFENRSMRDVASFAPYDALAILANGETYGGGGIFNLYATVAADNRWAGYIFVHELGHHLAALADEYFTSDTAYLSPEGRPEPWEPNVTADPKAAKWGDLVAAGTPLPTPWPKDVFTKRANEFQERRKRIRAQNRPEAEMDALFLAQQKEETALLGEARFSKAVGAFEGANYEATGYFRPQMDCVMFTRDPVPFCSVCQRSIGRVIDLYTAR
- a CDS encoding hybrid sensor histidine kinase/response regulator; amino-acid sequence: MDGVEAVKILLVDDRPANLLALESALAGAGYELVKAGSGAEALRFLLRDECALILLDVNMPELDGYETARLVRQNPRTRNIPVVFITAYGADERRVLSGYEAGAVDYLFKPVTPELLRSKVAAFVALHRAQRQILAQAEQLRAHERREHALALAQLELQSLRRQEAAQKRYRTLVEGITHALVWVIDPDTLVCRFVSPSAEAILGHPTERWTADAGLFAAALHPADRDRVLASLRAITAGSPGATLQHRFVRADGSEAWFETAARLLPGEDGAGLELRGFSVEVTEVVEGRAALELLSRATAELSTSLDCQDTVARAAAVAVPALGEGCAVEVGADPRSPPVRAVVHVRPEAREALERVARHPALGRGPERGVEVIQDPAGLLDADGEDLARDLDALAAAEIVQVALTAHDQRIGTMHLFTARPARARDLELAAELGRRVAQAVENALLYRRAQEAVELRERFLSIASHELRTPLAALLLQARVLNQLLDTGRIPVPPGSREELQRRVRGAVKQVERLGGLVNSLFDLARIRSGRLALERAPCDLVEIARDVAGRFEDVLALQGRAFTVEAPESLRGVWDRGRVDQVITNLLSNAVKHGASGPVALRVARRGASAEVAVEDAGRGISEADRARIFELFEQGERSAGTGGLGLGLYITRSIAEAHGGRVSVAAPERGGAVFRLELPAGVEEGEREAAPPEPRGIDEGRALAGG
- a CDS encoding response regulator — encoded protein: MAPIRILVVDDNHLIRKLIGLILEGAGYTPIDADSGEAALALALADPPDLVIVDEVMPGMLGSELVRLLRRSRERRLRNLAVVGISGHDGAARALLQAGADAFVAKPVEEHPLLDAVARALGRPFRPDDPPGLPAA